One stretch of Leadbetterella byssophila DSM 17132 DNA includes these proteins:
- a CDS encoding TonB-dependent receptor codes for MNLRLVALALLLTFPAVAQKVNLELSGAPFKTLINQLENQTSYRFYYKVAETDTLTVNYSAQNVEFTEALRTILSPKGFRFAIDPRKMVYITKNDFILTDFSTPATAANVQIKDFVEETPSDISIENMVFEIGRKELGQAGPKTLTGHVLTKANGQPIQGAMVGILGTSTAVETDAYGKYSIQTTEDRFTLVISSVGLKDTRRQILMYSNGSLDVEMTDKVYSLQEVVVAGERGNQVKRIEMGLEKLNIKTIRQTPAVFGEADVISVILTLPGVQTVGEAANGFNVRGGATDQNLVLFSDATIFNASHFFGLFSAFNPDAVQNVELYKSSIPARFGGRLSSVLDVVSKEGNRKKFSGQGGIGILTGRLSFDGPINEKTQFMVGGRSTYSDWLLKLIPDDAYRNSSAKFYDVNAGLSHYANEKDAFYLNGYLSEDKFSFENGITYGYKNANVNGKWKRIYNSKLNSTLTLGHDRYGFSIDETAVPTKAYHMDYGIQQTFIKAEFTQLYGSRHKFSYGLHAIRYGISPGTMNPNNPESLVKYTKLDQEQGLESAIFFSDAITFNDKLSLEAGLRYSFYSYLGPKAVHYYTDGLPKSEETRTETIEYNKGKWIKTYQRPEIRLGLRYAFSNQSSVKLGYNSLQQYIHMLSNTTAATPTDAWKLSDAHIKPQYGDQISLGYYQNVPEWKLETSVEAYYKRIHNYLDYKSGAILLMNENIETDVLGTEAKAYGIEFLVKKSTGKLNGWVSYTLSKVQQRSTGEEKINNGKYYNANFDKPHNFTFVGNWRFSHRYSFSLNTTYSTGRPITLPIAKYEFGGSERVYYSERNKYRVPDFFRMDLSMNIEGNHKIKKLAHSFWTIGVYNVTGRKNPFSVYYVSENGKLQGYKLSIFGHQIPFITYNFRF; via the coding sequence ATGAACCTTCGCCTTGTGGCGCTGGCACTTCTATTGACCTTCCCGGCCGTGGCCCAAAAGGTTAATTTAGAGCTGTCCGGTGCACCATTTAAAACTTTAATAAACCAACTAGAGAACCAGACCTCCTATCGCTTTTACTATAAAGTAGCTGAAACAGACACCTTAACTGTTAACTATTCTGCACAAAATGTAGAATTTACCGAGGCTTTAAGAACCATCTTGTCACCTAAAGGATTTCGATTCGCCATCGATCCACGTAAGATGGTATATATCACCAAAAATGATTTCATACTGACTGACTTTAGCACTCCTGCTACAGCAGCAAACGTGCAAATCAAAGATTTCGTGGAGGAAACTCCCAGCGATATTTCCATAGAAAATATGGTCTTTGAGATTGGACGGAAAGAACTTGGACAGGCCGGTCCCAAAACCCTAACCGGTCATGTCTTGACCAAGGCGAACGGTCAACCCATTCAAGGTGCCATGGTAGGCATTTTGGGGACTAGCACTGCAGTAGAAACAGATGCATACGGAAAGTATAGCATCCAAACCACAGAAGACCGTTTTACCCTAGTCATCTCTAGCGTAGGCCTTAAGGACACCAGGCGACAAATCCTGATGTACAGTAACGGATCTCTCGACGTAGAAATGACTGATAAGGTCTATTCACTACAAGAAGTAGTGGTAGCCGGAGAAAGAGGTAACCAGGTGAAAAGAATAGAAATGGGTCTGGAGAAGTTGAATATCAAAACTATCCGACAAACACCGGCCGTCTTCGGCGAAGCGGATGTGATAAGTGTTATACTTACGCTTCCCGGTGTGCAAACCGTAGGTGAAGCTGCTAACGGATTTAACGTGCGTGGAGGAGCTACAGACCAAAACCTGGTCTTATTCAGTGACGCAACCATCTTTAACGCTTCTCACTTCTTCGGACTGTTCTCCGCCTTCAACCCGGATGCCGTACAAAATGTGGAACTCTATAAATCCAGTATTCCGGCTCGATTTGGTGGCAGATTATCTTCTGTACTGGATGTAGTGAGTAAAGAAGGAAACCGTAAGAAATTCTCAGGACAGGGCGGTATAGGCATATTAACCGGAAGACTTTCCTTTGATGGACCTATCAATGAGAAAACCCAATTTATGGTAGGAGGAAGAAGTACCTATTCCGACTGGCTACTAAAACTCATACCGGATGATGCCTATAGAAATAGTAGTGCCAAATTCTATGATGTAAATGCCGGCCTTTCCCACTATGCAAACGAAAAAGATGCCTTCTATCTGAATGGATACTTAAGTGAGGATAAATTCTCCTTTGAGAACGGGATCACTTATGGATATAAAAACGCGAACGTTAACGGTAAATGGAAAAGAATCTATAACTCTAAGCTTAATTCTACCCTGACCCTAGGTCACGATAGGTATGGGTTTTCTATAGATGAGACTGCTGTGCCTACAAAAGCTTATCATATGGATTATGGCATACAGCAGACCTTTATAAAGGCAGAATTTACCCAATTATACGGAAGCAGACATAAGTTCTCTTATGGTCTTCACGCCATTCGCTACGGCATTTCCCCGGGAACTATGAATCCTAATAACCCAGAATCCTTAGTAAAATATACCAAACTGGATCAGGAACAAGGATTGGAATCTGCCATTTTCTTTTCAGATGCCATCACCTTTAACGATAAACTGAGTTTAGAGGCCGGACTTCGTTACAGTTTTTATAGTTATTTAGGTCCAAAGGCCGTACACTATTATACAGATGGCCTTCCAAAATCTGAAGAGACCCGCACGGAAACCATAGAGTATAATAAAGGAAAGTGGATTAAAACCTACCAAAGACCTGAGATTCGCTTAGGCTTAAGATATGCATTCTCTAATCAGTCTTCCGTGAAACTGGGTTATAACTCCTTGCAGCAATACATTCATATGCTGTCTAATACCACGGCAGCTACTCCTACTGATGCCTGGAAGTTAAGTGATGCACATATCAAGCCACAATATGGAGATCAGATCTCTCTGGGATACTACCAAAATGTTCCGGAATGGAAACTGGAGACCTCTGTGGAAGCTTACTATAAACGTATCCATAACTATTTGGATTATAAAAGTGGTGCCATCTTATTGATGAATGAAAACATTGAGACAGATGTATTAGGGACGGAAGCAAAGGCCTATGGTATAGAATTCTTAGTGAAGAAATCCACGGGAAAACTTAACGGTTGGGTTTCCTACACCTTATCCAAAGTACAGCAGAGAAGTACGGGAGAAGAGAAAATCAACAATGGGAAGTATTACAATGCGAACTTTGACAAGCCTCATAACTTCACCTTTGTGGGTAACTGGAGATTCTCTCATAGGTACAGTTTCTCTCTAAATACTACTTACAGCACAGGTAGACCTATCACTCTGCCTATAGCTAAATACGAATTTGGAGGATCTGAAAGGGTCTACTACTCCGAAAGAAATAAGTATAGGGTTCCTGATTTCTTCCGTATGGACTTATCCATGAATATTGAAGGTAACCATAAGATTAAGAAGTTGGCTCACAGCTTCTGGACCATTGGAGTGTATAACGTTACGGGAAGAAAGAATCCGTTCTCCGTGTATTATGTATCAGAGAATGGAAAGCTACAAGGTTATAAGCTATCCATCTTTGGACACCAGATTCCTTTCATCACCTATAACTTCAGGTTCTAG
- a CDS encoding DUF4249 domain-containing protein: protein MAILFLTSCEEPFTPVIEVKDNSPIVIIDAFIDVSGNSIVHLSQSVPLTSDSSAIPITKAAFKLESDQGVALEFSTQSPKGEHILLHGALSPTSKYRLTVETNLGSFESEWVQAHSSSEIKDIWLVPTDLGMEVHVNSEENSDPSRYYRWQIEETWKFTSLFVSWFTYDNGIIRRRTENENISNCFGQNFSSDIAIATTENWERNEITDQVVQFIPNLSNKLGLDYSILVKQYSISKASFIFWNNLKKNSESVGDLFGSMPSELKGNFSSKGNQNVLGWVDAGLPAKKRVYYSGTRFFPPWRHFTPFYTGCTTNNIEVANAPDLFRLNHHLVPLNELYLAPNSPVPSHYSYTTKTCATCTNLGTTTRPDFWEDNF from the coding sequence ATGGCAATCCTATTCTTGACTTCTTGCGAGGAACCATTCACTCCGGTTATTGAAGTCAAAGACAATAGTCCTATAGTGATCATCGATGCCTTTATTGATGTGAGTGGGAATTCCATAGTGCATTTAAGCCAGTCTGTACCTTTGACTTCAGACAGTAGCGCTATTCCTATCACAAAAGCAGCATTCAAACTAGAATCAGACCAGGGTGTAGCATTGGAGTTCAGCACACAATCTCCAAAAGGAGAACATATACTGCTGCACGGAGCTTTATCACCTACTTCAAAATATCGTTTGACAGTAGAAACAAACCTAGGCTCTTTTGAATCTGAATGGGTACAGGCCCATTCTAGTAGTGAGATTAAGGATATATGGCTAGTCCCTACAGATTTGGGTATGGAGGTCCATGTAAATTCTGAAGAAAACTCAGACCCATCTAGATACTATAGATGGCAAATAGAAGAAACATGGAAGTTTACGTCTTTGTTTGTTAGTTGGTTTACCTACGATAATGGCATCATCAGAAGAAGGACCGAAAATGAAAATATTTCAAATTGCTTCGGTCAAAACTTCTCCTCAGATATTGCCATAGCTACCACAGAGAACTGGGAAAGGAATGAAATCACTGATCAAGTAGTACAATTTATCCCTAACCTGTCTAACAAGCTTGGCCTAGACTACTCTATACTAGTGAAGCAATATAGCATTAGTAAAGCTTCATTCATTTTTTGGAACAACTTGAAAAAGAACTCTGAAAGTGTAGGAGACTTATTTGGAAGCATGCCTTCTGAATTAAAGGGGAACTTTAGCTCTAAAGGTAACCAAAATGTATTAGGATGGGTAGATGCGGGACTTCCCGCTAAAAAAAGGGTATATTACTCAGGTACGCGTTTTTTCCCTCCGTGGCGTCATTTTACACCCTTTTATACCGGGTGCACCACTAATAATATTGAGGTGGCGAATGCGCCTGATTTATTCAGGCTAAATCATCATTTAGTTCCTTTGAACGAATTATACCTGGCACCAAATAGC